From a single Myotis daubentonii chromosome 5, mMyoDau2.1, whole genome shotgun sequence genomic region:
- the SPINK1 gene encoding serine protease inhibitor Kazal-type 1 gives MKVTAIFLLGALALLSFSGNAKADVPGTKAVCNSNVNGCPKNYDPICGTDGHTYSNECMLCMENKAREVPVLIKKHGPC, from the exons ATGAAGGTAACAGCCATCTTTCTTCTCGGCGCCTTGGCCCTGTTGAGTTTTTCTG GTAACGCTAAAGCTGATGTCCCAGGAACAAAG GCTGTATGTAACAGTAATGTGAATGGATGCCCCAAGAACTATGACCCCATCTGTGGGACTGATGGGCATACTTATTCTAATGAATGCATGTTATGTATGGAAAATAA GGCGCGGGAGGTTCCTGTCCTCATTAAAAAACATGGGCCTTGCTGA